In Gossypium arboreum isolate Shixiya-1 chromosome 3, ASM2569848v2, whole genome shotgun sequence, the sequence atttttaatatttattgattttattttttgtaattttaatcaGTTTTAAGGGAAAAATATGAGATTGTGCCTGAAATTGCCATGTGTCACCATCTGATTGATCTGTCAGTTTATTTTAATGGTTAACGTGGTCGATGACTAAAATTATTAACGGAAGgcttaattaattatatatttataaatatttatatttttatatattttatatttttaataagtttatataattttaatatttttaatatttgctgattttattttattttattttatatatatatatatatatatttgtaatttttattagttttaagggtaaaatagtagaTTGTGCCTGAAACTGCCATGTGTTACCATCTGATTGATCTGTCAGTTTATTTTAATAGTCATCATGGTCAATGACAAAAACCGTTAACGAAATGGCTTAAttgattatatatttataaatatttatattattatataatttttatagttttaataagtttatatcaattttaatatttttaatatttgttgattttatttttattttattttataatttttttattttttgtaatttttattaattttaagggAAAAATATGAGATTGTGCCTGAAACTACCCTGTGTCATCATTTGATTGATTTGTTAGTTTATTTTAATGGTCAACGTGGTCGATGACAAAAATCGTTAACGAAAAggcttaattgattattttagtTAACGGTAGGTGCTTAATTGGACGGAATTTAatatagggtttttttttttgcattttcttAAGGTTTTTGACATATAagccaaaataatataaaaaatatatttataagattaaaattttaaaataaatatttttcaaaaatcaagatttatttttatcaaacaaaatattatattatggaTGGTTTTATAATATAAAGACTTAATACATTATTTGGTATATGTGTTTGacacattttttaaaattttgtacctATATTTGATAAAAGTTGTACATTTTGATATCCATAAggtgaaaatatttttaaactcaATAAGAAGGAGATAACAACTGAGAGAGattgattgatatatatatatatatatatatatatatatatatatatatattgtgcaATGTTATCACACAACGAAAATCAACCTATTTACACTACATCAACCTTTCAAAATTAGTTCTCGTGTGCATAAGTCCAACTCATCAACTTGGCTCTTGCAAACTCAATTAGACCTGATCATGGGTCGGACCGAGTTAAGTTGATACAAAATTGTAGGCCCATTTTCTAGGTCTAGTTCAGTTCTAAAAATGAGTCTAAAATTCTATCCAAGCTTGATCTAAATTAAAAATGCTAAACTCGAGTCGACATGGCCCTTTGTattaaattttttagattatttttatataaaaataaatttaaaaatataatatatcaaatacactaaaattattaaaatacatgtttcccaataaattaaaaatacattagaAAAGTCACTATACTTAAATAGCACTAATATAGTTGCAACTTAGCAAGTAAATGACtataaaataatagcaaaattaacaataaaagtaagagttatacaatatccaaataataacaagaaaataatagtaatataatagcGAAATGATAGTAAAATAGTAGCGAAACAACAACAAAAGAACAACAAAATAGCTTATACTGACCCAACTCGGTCAAAAATTTTTTACTTAAAACTTGACTCATTTAAAAAGGAGACTTTTGTTggtcaaaatttatttttgaaacttatatttttattcaaattttcttattttttagatCATCTTATTTTTTTAATTCCTATTTTTTAAacctttctatttgttaaactaACTTTCAAACTTAGACGGATATCCCACTTACAATAAGTTATTAGCACAATGAGGCTTGATAGCTTATGTACAATGGTTTCTTAATAAATGTGATATTTTGTTGTTTTGAAAGACTTCAAATTTTGCTACTGTTGTTGTTGGTGCAATCCATCGCCAAATCGCCGCCCATCTCCCCattccaggttttttttttcttttgtcctCTTGCctatcacctttttttttttaataaaatcgagatTAAAAACTCTGCCttgttttctttttaagttttagTTGTTGGTAGTGCTGAATAAGAAAAATTAAGAAATCGGAAATTAATGAATCTTTACTCATCcaaaacaaattttatttactttataattaattttaatttttatgatataaaaataaatattttatatttaaaattgtaaaaataatttaaatttttataaaacatatctttctaaaaatagcatataaaaattattgatttttaatttattttaaaatttatcttttctgaaaagtttataaaaaaacctttgaaactttattaaataatatctgtaaaacaaaatttattttatcaaataaatttaaaaataaaaaataatatcaagaagactttaaatttttattattcaagaggtataaaacaaaaattattttttagtataaatttaaaaataaaaaatattaaaaaaaaaaaaaaaccaccgaGATTTGAGTTGATTTTTATGAACTAGTCGAaaattccataaaaactcaaccgAAGATGTCGGGAGGGGTAGGTTTGGATCCATCACTCGTGGGAGTTTTGCTGGATATTTATTCCCCTCTCTCTACCCGGGTTTCATCTTTGGGCTGTGTCGCAAGGATGTTGTGATGCTAATTCACCCAATCTGCGGGTTTGGTGGCTGAAGCCGCCTTCATCAACGTTTGACCCACATTTTCACATTTGTTTGTTTAGTTCATGGCTGCTGCCGCTGTGAAATGGAGGCGAAATTTTAATCGGTGGTTGGCGGCAACTCCGATGAATTATTAGAAATTTCGCCTTATTAGTctattttttttccttaaaaaagAACCAAGTATtattagaaaagaaatataaaaactCCACTTATGGTATCATAAATTAGCATTGTGAACCATTTCTCAAATAAAAAAACAAACCCATAAGCCCATAAGTTTGATCTTCATTTCAGTCAATAATATTCACAAAAAGTGTCAACatggaaaaggaaaaagaaaagataatgATTATGGCAGAATTAAGTAATGTTGTTTTTCTCAAAGTAAAAGGTAGCaattaaagaataaaagaatGTAATTGTAATTTTACAATTACAAATTACAGCCATTTTTTCTTAGAAAAAGATCCTCAGATTAATCATTACTAACAGTGCAAGCATTGCAGTCCACCAACttcccatccatggatttaagcCATTTGCTGCGTTGCACACAAGCTTGTGGTCATGGTAAGAACATACCGTTTGATTCCTGAAATCAACATCAAAACATTTCATTCTCACTTGATGTGAGTACTTACAAACATGACTAGATTCTAATACATTTATTGTGGGTGAACACATATAGTTATTAGGAAAATGATCCAAACCTGGATGAGCAGAAGGTGACAACATAATCAGTACCAGAACAAGTGAAAATACTGGTTGGATCGTCATATGCGTAACTATATGCAGTGGGGCAAGCATCTTTAAACTTCTTGGAATAAAACGTAGGTTGACATATCACAGGGTTCCCATAAGTCCCTCGGCAGCAATACTCATCGGTGTTGAACACATCGCAGGCGCTTCGACAACCAATAACCTTGCCGTTTCCGCCCTTGACGGCTAACTCCGAGGGGCAAGTTTGCCGCAGGTCCTTATTGCAACCCGCACTGCTGCAGTTGCCTTGCCCATTCATCGGTTTAATAGCAATCGGAAGATTGAATCCGTCGACCAGGCTTACATCGTAGTAATCTACGTTAGAAAGCGTAAATTCAGCCAGCGAAGCCGGGGTTTTCCCCGAGGCTTTGCACTTAAGGGTGTTACCGCAATCGGCTGTTTGGCATGAACCGGTTCCGCTTTTGTCGAACTTGCAACCGGTTCGACCCCATATTCGACCACTCCACCCCACTGGGGCTTGAAAAACAACGGATTGGCCGGATTTTAATTCGAAACCACCACCGTTGAAGTTGTCACCGGGGGTGACTCCAGGCCAGATTGTTTCCTTGCAGTAGTTTACTATGGTGAAGACTCTTGCACATTCATACACTTTTGGCCCTACCAAAtccaagaaaaataataataatcatgtAATGTATAAAATAATGAAGAGCTGTAGATGTTGGGATTTAGTACCTGATGAAAGCATTAGCAGTGTGAAAAGAAGAGGTGAAAGTAAAGGATTCATCTTTGTGTGTGGGAGGATGTGATATGAAGAATTTGGAGCAGAGATTTAAAGCAAAGGGGAGGGAGAAGAATACGTGCAGAGGGAGGGGAGGATAATTAACCATAGTTGGAAGGCTTTTCCCACGTAAGGCTACATTGATTCTTTTCCTAATCCTTTCCTGCAAGTTTATTCAGGTTCCAAATTTCATTTCTCCTTCTATAAAATGCATATTCTTTAACTTTTTAATGCACCCATTTACCCGCAATCGCTTCCACTTCATGTTGCCTTATTCCTTATACCATAACTTccaactttttacatttttttttttattctggaTAATTTTTTAAGCGCcgaaactaaattaaaattttttattatatgcttaaaattttatatatatatatattaaattatattatttaaaaaaaagttaaaatataattttatcatatattattttttaattttaaaggaatttaaaaataaattatccgCAACACCCTTGTTTAGAATGCAATTAACAAGAAAATTATTTATATGCATcagtttttattttagttttatacaTAATGCATGAGACTTATTCATGGATCAGGTCATTCAGCTCAAAGGCCCGTCCAAAATGTGGGaggttttggataaaaatataaacttaaaaaaTGAGTTTGGACAAGGCTCGTTTAAAAAATGAGCCGAGCCTCAGATAAGATATTTTTGGCCCAGGCTAAGCCTAACTTGAATTCactaaagaacaaaaaaaatatgCTATTTTTTTaatgctattattattattattattattattttctcacTATTTTTCTACCATTTTACTagtatgttgctactattttgttgttattgtttggatattgtataaaacttgttttattattaattttattattattttagaggtatttacttgttaagttgcatttattttagtattatttaagtatatatttttaaaatttattttcaatttgttgggaaatatttattttgatgtattatatatatttgaaaattgtataaaaataatatgaaaaattaatACTGGTCGGACAcaggttttaacatttttatccgaGACAATCTTGGCAAAATTTTGAGTCCATTTTTTGGACCGAGTCGAACCCGAATCTAACAAACGGGCCTGAATTTTTGCTTGGGCTCGACCCGAACCCGACCCTAACCATGAACACCTCTAAACAAAACCCAtaagttattatttttaataataagttGATGTACCAAATCTGGCATTAAgctttttttattataatatttaattctttttaaatgGCAGATaggaatttattattttttaaataaaaataataattctcaGCATGAATTTAATAGGTCAAGTCatcatttaatatttaatagtgAAATTTTATGAGAAAACTTAATTTGTACACTTTTATAATATATAAGGGTCAATTTGTCCATTTTTAGAAGAGAAGTCAAAATGCAATTTATTCCCTAAGTACATGAGTTTTCTTGATGCAATTTCCAAGTTCAGCATATACAattacattaaatcaaaattttaacatcAAATTACACAATAAACCAAAAAACAatcataaattatatttttgctaTGTTCCAACAACTATGGCAACTTTGTACTAAATACAATTACATCATACAAACATGTGATGAGGATCAAAAGTCATCTAAAACCAGTTACCAATATATAAAATtagttatataatatttttaacacAAACACAACATAAAAACACATGCTTACATGAATGATCATGTACATTACAGatttgtttgctttgaaaattcaTTTTTGAGACGTGTAATTAACCCTTCTATATTCCAGTTGAGTAAATAAACATATCATTAGATCtcgatttcttctttcttttttgccCTACGCTTTTTGGACGTAATTATATCTATCAACCCGAATTTAAAACTCCTGACCTGAAACAAACTAGATTCAGGTCAGCGCCTATCCATCTCAGATAGACCACGGTCCATGATTGATGATAAATCCCAGTTACCCTATAGTTGATGATATAATTATCATATTGCAATTAACAATAATGCTGCAAATGATTTCTGTTATGGAATATATTTTAACCCAATCCAAAACCGGACCCGAAAAAATCTTTTTAATATATTTCTAAAGACTCTTAAAAGGGAGCTCTCTGAAAAGCTacatttttccatttctttttcaCAAGAGAACCCCTTTCTTTTGCATATTCTAACCGATAAACTGATCAACGGAGCTACCAACCAAATCATATATCAACAATTTTTTATTTATGACAATAAAAAATATGTCAAAATTCGagagagagaaaaataaaagggtttataGAGTTTCCAAAGTTTTTTATTTCACAGGCAGTCTATTGACACTAACATCTTATAAATTTCTTGcacaaaataaaaatgaattagaCACAACAATGTTTGGGAATTAGCCACCACAGCAAGAGCCGCCAGCAGGAAGGGAACCTGAAAATATAGCAGTGGCAAATAACAAATTATTTTAGTTGACAAATTGAAGGGGAAAAAAGAGAAGGGGAACATGGCCTGGTGATAAAAAAACACTGATAATTGGAAGTTCCCAGGCATAATAATAATAAGGCACAGCACTTACTATGATCAATTCCTCGAACATTGTCTAGTCCACGTGATGGTCGACGTGGGCCGCCACCACCACCATATGGTCCACTTCCTGGTCCTCCTGGACCACCATACCATTTCTTGCTTGAACCAGAGCTTTTTCTATAGGCATCTGACTTTTCCATCTGATGCATATGCAACATTCAAGTTTCCAATTCATTGAAGCAGATTAACCAACAAAAACAAGGAACCCTAGAACTGACCACTGACAAAGAAAAATGAGAACTTACCGAGAACATGGTCGAAAAAAACACTCCGATAAAATTGATGATTGCCCAGAAGAAATCGATGATGGTCCTCAGTCGCCATATTGATCGCTTTGATTTCACAACACCTGAATAAGCATACACAAACAAATGTTTTACGCAACATGAAGATAGGAGGGATCGAGATATACTAAAGTGATCAAACGAGCCAATTTTGTAAGATCAAAGGCAATAAGTTGTAACTAATCTTCAAATAACTACTGCAGCTAAGAATGCTCAGCGATGATTGTCAGCCATAAACTCCATGAAGAGTTACAAAGAAAATATTACTAGCAGTGTTCACATACATATAGTTCACTCACAAAGACCACATGTGGAAGAACATAAAGAACCTCCCTTGTTCATAACAGCATTAGGAATTAGGAAACAACTATCTTCGAAATAACAGAGATTTAGCAGGTACCACCCACTAGAGCAAAGAAATAGCACTAACTATGGAGGGGTTAGAAAACAGGGCTCTTCAAAGATAGAAAATTGAATCCAACGTTAACTGGAATGCGGATTAGTTCGATACAAGAAATGAAAACGAAAACGCAAATTCGTTATTTCTATAAAATGTAATTCGTTGAGGGTAGGCTTTCGTTTGGTAGGAATGAAATATGATCTATTGAAACTGATTTTAAATGTTACCATAAAAGGGGCTTTTTCAACAGACACTATCACAATTCTGGAACCCTGCGCAATTCATAAGTTAAAACCTCATTTCAGCAATTTAAAAGCCGCGAAACGAAAATAACTGGGTCGAATTTATATGCTAAAGAAGTCCGAAAATTGAAGATTGTTCCAAGCTAGAACAATTCTCATCAAAATTCATCGAAGTACCCAACTAAAACCTCAATTTCCATCATCCCACAAGAAATTACGATCCACAAAATCTCATTGATtaaaaaaatctgaaaaaaaaacGTTTCTTTTCTTTCTCGTAACTAATTAGGGTTCAACGAATATTAGATTTCAATACAggaaaaaataacataaataaaaagaaattatagtGGGTAATTGACCTTGAACcacattaagaaaaaaaaaaatctaatagcAGAAATGAATAGCTAAAAGAGAAATTGACAAGAAGAGTGAAAGGATCCAAACCTCGCTCAACATAAGCCATGAGAAGAATTCCAGCGTCTTCCGGTTCTTTTTCGAAAACGAGGGAAAATTATAGGGATAACAGCTGTGTTTTAAATAGgcgtttttaaaatatatatttgatgaGCTGATTGATGGATTTCTACGAGTATTATTGTTAATACGTGATTAGATTGTGGTTAAgtgtattattattttttatttatgggTTAATAGTAAATATAATTAGAGTCTATAATATTATtcaaaaaattaatgttttatggACCTTTTGTGTTACATTAATACAAATTTTGTTTAAAACAAAATGATTAGAGTATTAGTTCAAAGAGAGCGAATTAATTCAATCGATTTATGAATAGTTTAAAAtcaattaaatcaattttctctatgttttaaatatttttgaatgaaattttaataatttatttacttaaataaattaaattaaaaattgatgGTCTAATCAATTCTACTATTGATTCAAGAATGAAAACCTTGATTAGGACATGAACTTAATTGACATGTTGGCATTACTAATATGCAGGTGGTTTTTTATGTTTGGGTATATTAATCTATACAAATATTTTAACAACATTCaagatttcatttaatttttttgttattaaAATTACTTAAAAGAAGTATGATACATAGGAGGACCGACTAAGTCAACattaaaaagaaaggaaataaaatctAGGATATCAAAAAGGACAACATAATATTAGGTccccaaaatcatcaacaaaagcaATACAAATATTgcattatttttcttgcaagagTGTTCACACAACAATTGCCTACCTAAATAATATGACAACactggaacaacatcaacatagtCTTAGAATCATTAATCAATGAATCAAGAATAAGATTTTTCGAAGAAATAGGTTTCATAAGATCAATAGTAGGAAGAACACCACAATAGTGACAATTAATCCTTTTTCTAGAGTTTAGACTTCTCTTGAACTTTTATTTGTTTAGAGCATTCTCTAGTATAGTGGTTACTCCTTGCTTGTCCAAACATACTAGTGCTTTCTACAATATCCTTCATTTTATCTATGAAGCCTAGGCTTTCTCTCTTCTGATCCTTTTTTCCAGCTGCTAATTGTAATACCCATAACCGGAAtccgtcgtcggaacagggttatagagtattaccagagtttacaaatCAAACAGACATAAAatgcaaacatttcatatcatataacattcacgtcaaaaaccaatcaaaattatacatattgtcccttatacgagccatCGAGACCTAAAttacacattagaaacaaatcgggactaaatcggatACTCAAGGAATTTTTcggaaaacattaaaaattttcaaagttgcagaGGTCATACAGCCATatagccaggccgtgtgactcacacgatcAGGAGACACGCACGTGTCTTTGgtcatgtgggcattcgaaatagggacatacAGCAGTGTCCAGCTCGTGTCcttgcctgtgtaactctctgacttaggccacatagccaagccacatgcccgcgTGCCAGGCCTTGTGAGCATACTAACTTGCGCAATttaaaagatacaggggacacacggctgagacacacccccgtgtgaacaaaaataggcaattttccaagccacatttttCATCCAATTTGGTACTAACCTAAACACAATAATTTGCACATCAACAAGCCATAACAACGCATTCAAATCAGGCTAAAATTAAGTCTTAAACATGTATTATCacaacatacaaccaatatgcccttaggcacttCAAATGACAAAAACATGTCAACCAAGTATCTAAACTTACCTAAATGAcctaatacatatatgtatattcaaaccACATTTTACTTTTTCATCATTCTACCatattaaacacacatcaaatatGGTAAGGTCACATGtatatatacatcaaaatataccaaacacaagcCATGTAAGTGGCTAATATCAACAAAACAATTATATGTCAACATTGGCCAaattaacttatacatgccattataaccagaaTTAATTTACTGAAAGTACCAAAAggaccgatggatagtgtgaaatagctccgaccagcttccaacccgaacgagcttttgaattactataaaacgtgaaaaataacacagagtaagcatttaagcttagtaagttcgtataacgcgGGTTTTAACTTACTATATGTCCATAaaataggtaagtaaacatagcatatctcaaccaatttggtcaaaagcctaaacacataaTCACAAACATATTAGCCATGAAATTTACATATAAGATCCAACACACAtggttgaattcatcaaataatcatatttcatgtAAATACCAGTGATAGTtcatatcgaactcatataatCTCGTAATAGAACtgtgctcgttgaaccatttaaaatatcattggatacacgggtagtacacatgaggtgtactgaactgtaatccgtcaattcatattcatctATGCTCTTACAAGCTATGAATCAGTATGCTCTCACGAGCTGTGAATCtggaagctcatacgagctgtaaaTTGGGAAGTTCATACGAGCTGTAAATTGGGAAGCTTATACGAGCTGTGGTGTGCCCGCAACACATTCAGGATCTAAACcaaatcggtaaccctaatgacatgtcatttgtgtcttacgaatttctaaggttcaaatgggactcAGTAATCGTCGGATATGCGATTGGTATTTATACATAGCAATTATACAAATCACTTGCATATgattcaattaaaacatataaatactcaatttaattacatgaacttacctcgacaagtgtACGTAGATACGAATGCGACTAATAAGATATTTTCTCTTTACCTCAATCTAACTTTGTACGAGGTCTGACAGGATCTATACGAATTTAACTCATTTCAATATAtttctcattcaatttaatccaacatggaattttggaaaaattaccattttgccctagacttttaa encodes:
- the LOC108459809 gene encoding pathogenesis-related thaumatin-like protein 3.5 is translated as MNPLLSPLLFTLLMLSSGPKVYECARVFTIVNYCKETIWPGVTPGDNFNGGGFELKSGQSVVFQAPVGWSGRIWGRTGCKFDKSGTGSCQTADCGNTLKCKASGKTPASLAEFTLSNVDYYDVSLVDGFNLPIAIKPMNGQGNCSSAGCNKDLRQTCPSELAVKGGNGKVIGCRSACDVFNTDEYCCRGTYGNPVICQPTFYSKKFKDACPTAYSYAYDDPTSIFTCSGTDYVVTFCSSRNQTVCSYHDHKLVCNAANGLNPWMGSWWTAMLALLVMINLRIFF
- the LOC108459627 gene encoding uncharacterized protein LOC108459627, translated to MAYVERGVVKSKRSIWRLRTIIDFFWAIINFIGVFFSTMFSMEKSDAYRKSSGSSKKWYGGPGGPGSGPYGGGGGPRRPSRGLDNVRGIDHSSLPAGGSCCGG